Proteins encoded by one window of Streptomyces uncialis:
- a CDS encoding UbiX family flavin prenyltransferase, with product MEQLEKNRRRPWIVGVSGASGTPYAASLLRALLAAGESVDLVVSRASRLTLLDETGIAFRDAHWRTDLTQWLVRGADGKPDTYPPPALDDVRYWAAGDLAAGPSSGSYPAQGMIIVPASTACVAGVALGLSKDLLQRTASVTLKEGRPLIVAVRETPLNGQTLRHLVTLDDAGAVVLPASPAFYAGATHIQDLVDFVAGRALDAAGVPHGLYRRWEGQLGGGTRTS from the coding sequence GTGGAGCAGCTTGAGAAGAACCGGCGCCGCCCGTGGATCGTGGGTGTCTCGGGCGCGTCGGGCACGCCGTACGCCGCGTCGCTGCTGCGGGCCCTGCTCGCGGCGGGCGAGAGCGTCGACCTCGTGGTGTCACGGGCCTCCCGGCTGACCCTGCTCGACGAGACGGGGATCGCGTTCCGGGACGCCCACTGGCGCACGGATCTCACCCAGTGGCTCGTGCGGGGCGCCGACGGCAAGCCGGACACGTACCCCCCGCCCGCGCTGGACGACGTACGGTACTGGGCCGCCGGTGATCTGGCCGCCGGGCCGTCCTCGGGGTCGTACCCGGCACAGGGGATGATCATCGTGCCGGCGTCCACCGCGTGTGTCGCGGGGGTCGCGCTCGGGCTGTCCAAGGATCTGCTCCAGCGGACGGCGAGCGTCACCCTCAAGGAGGGCCGCCCCCTGATCGTGGCGGTCCGGGAGACTCCGCTGAACGGCCAGACCCTGCGTCATCTGGTGACCCTGGACGACGCGGGCGCGGTGGTCCTGCCGGCGTCGCCCGCGTTCTACGCGGGCGCCACCCATATCCAGGACCTGGTGGACTTCGTCGCCGGCCGCGCCCTCGACGCGGCCGGGGTGCCGCACGGGCTGTACCGGCGCTGGGAGGGACAGCTCGGGGGAGGCACGCGCACCTCCTGA
- a CDS encoding Lrp/AsnC family transcriptional regulator — translation MDAVDRQLIQALRENGRASYAELGRLVGLSGPSVTDRINRLEAAGVITGYRATVDSASLGLGVTALIGISLSDAADHEDVAQRLRDLGEIEDCWFIAGDDSFMLKVRVGDVDGLEKTIRRLSGTKGVSRTRTTIVLSTKWENRVGDLPEEL, via the coding sequence ATGGACGCCGTGGACAGGCAGCTCATCCAGGCCCTGCGGGAGAACGGCAGGGCCTCGTACGCCGAACTCGGCCGGCTCGTCGGCCTCTCCGGCCCCAGTGTCACCGACCGGATCAACCGGCTGGAGGCCGCCGGGGTCATCACGGGGTACCGGGCGACCGTCGACTCCGCCTCGCTCGGTCTCGGGGTCACCGCCCTGATCGGTATCTCGCTGTCGGACGCCGCCGACCACGAGGACGTGGCCCAGCGGCTGCGGGACCTCGGCGAGATCGAGGACTGCTGGTTCATCGCGGGCGACGACTCGTTCATGCTCAAGGTCCGCGTCGGTGACGTCGACGGCCTGGAGAAGACCATCCGGCGGCTCTCGGGCACCAAGGGGGTGTCCCGGACCCGCACCACGATCGTGCTGTCCACCAAGTGGGAGAACCGGGTCGGGGACCTCCCCGAGGAGCTCTAG
- the mqnE gene encoding aminofutalosine synthase MqnE, with product MDVGLKRELEAKVFAGERLSREDGIALYASDDLAWLGGLAHEVRTRKNGDVVHFNVNRHLNMTNVCTASCAYCSFQRKPGEKDAYTMRIEEAVKLAKAMEGENLTELHIVNGLHPSLPWRYYPRSLRALKEALPNVGLKAFTATEIHHFETISKLTASEILDELIDAGLESLTGGGAEIFDWEVRQHIVDHRTHWEDWSRIHRLAHEKGLKTPATMLYGHIEEPRHRVDHVLRLRELQDETGGFQVFIPLRYQHDFVDMKDGKIRNRLQARTSMATGAEALKTFAVSRLLFDNVPHVKVFWVMHGVQTAQLALQHGADDMDGSVVEYKITHDADNFGTPSKLTRDDLLELIRDAGFRPVERNTRYEIIREFDGPEADRRESPQPMRV from the coding sequence ATGGACGTGGGCCTGAAGCGCGAGCTGGAGGCGAAGGTCTTCGCCGGGGAGCGGCTGAGCCGCGAGGACGGCATCGCGCTGTACGCCTCCGACGACCTGGCCTGGCTCGGCGGGCTGGCGCACGAGGTGCGCACCCGCAAGAACGGTGACGTGGTCCACTTCAACGTCAACCGGCACCTCAACATGACCAATGTGTGCACCGCGTCCTGCGCGTACTGCTCCTTCCAGCGCAAGCCGGGGGAGAAGGACGCGTACACGATGCGCATCGAGGAGGCCGTGAAGCTGGCCAAGGCGATGGAGGGCGAGAACCTCACCGAGCTGCACATCGTCAACGGCCTCCACCCGTCGCTGCCCTGGCGGTACTACCCGCGTTCGCTGCGCGCCCTCAAGGAGGCGCTGCCGAACGTCGGGCTGAAGGCGTTCACGGCCACCGAGATCCATCACTTCGAGACGATCTCCAAGCTGACCGCGAGCGAGATCCTGGACGAGCTGATCGACGCGGGCCTCGAATCGCTGACCGGCGGCGGCGCGGAGATCTTCGACTGGGAGGTCCGCCAGCACATCGTGGACCACCGCACCCACTGGGAGGACTGGTCCCGAATCCACCGGCTCGCCCATGAGAAGGGGCTGAAGACGCCCGCGACGATGCTCTACGGGCATATCGAGGAGCCGCGTCACCGGGTGGACCATGTGCTGCGGCTGCGGGAGCTCCAGGACGAGACCGGCGGCTTCCAGGTCTTCATCCCGCTGCGCTACCAGCACGACTTCGTGGACATGAAGGACGGCAAGATCCGCAACCGGCTCCAGGCGCGCACCTCCATGGCGACCGGCGCGGAGGCGCTGAAGACCTTCGCGGTGTCCCGGCTGCTGTTCGACAACGTGCCGCACGTGAAGGTCTTCTGGGTCATGCACGGCGTCCAGACCGCGCAGCTCGCCCTCCAGCACGGCGCCGACGACATGGACGGCTCGGTCGTCGAGTACAAGATCACGCACGACGCCGACAACTTCGGTACGCCGAGCAAGCTCACCCGTGACGATCTGCTGGAGCTGATCCGGGACGCCGGGTTCCGGCCGGTGGAGCGCAACACCCGGTACGAGATCATCCGCGAGTTCGACGGCCCCGAGGCGGACCGCCGGGAGTCCCCGCAGCCGATGCGGGTGTGA
- a CDS encoding DUF4229 domain-containing protein gives MLRYTLMRLGIFAGCFAAVWGLSYAGLLPQGLGSSNGLWLLLLAMVLSAPISFVVLRKQRDSASVQIAARVDRAKAGFGRSASQEDLADEAGSGPGGARAGG, from the coding sequence ATGCTCCGCTACACACTGATGCGCCTCGGGATCTTCGCGGGCTGCTTCGCGGCGGTCTGGGGGCTCAGCTACGCGGGTCTGCTGCCGCAGGGGCTCGGCAGCTCCAACGGGCTGTGGCTGCTGCTGCTGGCCATGGTGCTGTCCGCGCCGATCAGCTTCGTGGTGCTGCGCAAGCAGCGGGACTCCGCGTCCGTGCAGATCGCGGCGCGGGTGGACCGGGCGAAGGCGGGGTTCGGACGCAGTGCGAGCCAGGAGGACCTGGCGGACGAGGCGGGGTCCGGCCCGGGCGGTGCCCGAGCCGGAGGGTGA